A portion of the Granulosicoccus antarcticus IMCC3135 genome contains these proteins:
- a CDS encoding CoA-acylating methylmalonate-semialdehyde dehydrogenase produces the protein MTDITHYINGSTVTGTSSRTQPVYDPATGDSDKNVLLASASDVDTAVAAAKAAWPKWSKTPALRRARVLDRFKSILWERADELAGILASEHGKTHDDALGEVTRGLEVVEFAISAPSFLKGEFSENVGTGVDSHNIRQSLGVCAGITPFNFPVMVPMWMFPVSLACGNTFVLKPSERVPSASLKLAEWLTEAGLPEGVFNVVQGDKEAVDALLNHPDVKAISFVGSTPIAKYIYETGTSNGKRVQALGGAKNHAIIMPDADLDMTANALMGAAYGSAGERCMAISVAVPVSDVVADALIEKLVPMINALKIGPTSESDSDMGPLVTAQHREKVSGYIDAGEAAGAKVVVDGRNYRQDKQGFENGYYIGGTLLDNVTPDMSVWKDEIFGPVLSVVRRNSYQEALDLVHSHDFANGTAIFTRDGDTARAFSQDVEVGMIGINVPIPVPMAFHSFGGWKASIFGDHHMHGMEGVRFYTRIKTTTTRWPDGQRSDAEFVMPTLG, from the coding sequence ATGACCGACATAACGCATTACATCAATGGTTCCACAGTCACTGGCACGTCCAGCCGCACTCAACCGGTTTACGACCCGGCGACAGGTGATTCTGACAAGAACGTGCTGCTGGCATCGGCCAGCGATGTAGATACCGCTGTTGCAGCTGCCAAGGCCGCCTGGCCAAAGTGGTCCAAGACACCGGCACTGCGACGCGCCCGGGTACTGGATCGATTCAAGTCAATCCTCTGGGAGCGAGCTGATGAGCTGGCTGGCATTCTGGCCTCCGAGCACGGCAAGACACATGATGACGCCCTGGGTGAGGTGACTCGTGGCCTGGAAGTGGTGGAATTCGCCATCAGTGCTCCTAGTTTCCTGAAAGGAGAATTCTCCGAAAACGTCGGTACGGGTGTCGACAGTCACAATATCCGCCAGTCACTGGGTGTGTGCGCCGGTATCACACCATTCAACTTTCCTGTCATGGTCCCCATGTGGATGTTTCCGGTCTCACTGGCGTGTGGTAACACGTTCGTACTAAAGCCATCAGAGCGTGTGCCGTCCGCTTCTCTGAAGCTGGCCGAGTGGTTGACCGAAGCCGGTCTGCCGGAAGGTGTTTTCAATGTCGTACAAGGTGACAAGGAGGCTGTCGATGCGCTACTGAATCATCCGGATGTCAAGGCCATCAGTTTTGTTGGTTCGACGCCCATTGCAAAGTATATCTACGAGACCGGCACCAGCAATGGCAAGCGGGTACAAGCACTGGGTGGTGCCAAGAATCACGCGATCATCATGCCTGACGCCGATCTGGACATGACGGCCAATGCCCTGATGGGTGCAGCGTATGGTTCAGCCGGCGAACGATGCATGGCCATCTCGGTAGCCGTGCCCGTCAGCGATGTCGTTGCCGATGCACTGATCGAAAAGCTGGTGCCTATGATCAATGCCTTGAAAATCGGTCCAACATCTGAAAGTGATTCGGATATGGGACCGCTGGTTACCGCCCAGCACCGTGAAAAAGTCAGTGGATACATTGATGCCGGCGAAGCGGCAGGTGCGAAAGTGGTTGTCGATGGCCGTAACTATCGGCAGGACAAGCAAGGGTTCGAAAATGGATACTACATTGGTGGCACCTTGCTGGACAATGTCACACCTGATATGTCCGTGTGGAAAGATGAGATATTTGGCCCGGTACTCTCAGTGGTACGACGCAACTCCTACCAGGAAGCGCTTGACCTGGTGCACAGCCATGACTTCGCCAACGGTACCGCCATCTTCACCCGTGATGGTGATACGGCACGGGCATTCAGCCAGGATGTAGAAGTAGGCATGATCGGTATCAACGTGCCGATTCCGGTACCGATGGCCTTCCATAGTTTCGGCGGCTGGAAAGCATCGATCTTCGGTGACCACCATATGCATGGGATGGAAGGTGTACGTTTCTATACACGTATCAAGACAACCACGACTCGCTGGCCGGATGGTCAACGCAGTGATGCTGAGTTCGTCATGCCGACACTGGGTTAG
- a CDS encoding NIPSNAP family protein, with protein MFIDERIYTLKNGNVKPFLALYEAEGKDVQIRILGNMIGYFYTDIGPLNQVVHMWGYDSMDDRYRRRAELQDSPEWQAYAKQMRPLVRHIENKILIPADFSPIGGTHT; from the coding sequence ATGTTTATTGATGAGCGCATCTACACGCTGAAAAATGGCAATGTGAAACCTTTCCTGGCGCTATATGAAGCCGAGGGCAAGGATGTACAGATCCGTATCCTTGGCAACATGATCGGCTATTTCTACACCGATATCGGTCCCTTGAACCAGGTTGTACATATGTGGGGGTACGACTCCATGGATGATCGCTACCGCAGACGTGCTGAATTGCAGGATAGTCCCGAATGGCAGGCCTATGCCAAGCAGATGCGTCCGCTGGTGAGGCATATCGAAAACAAGATTCTGATTCCGGCAGATTTCAGTCCGATAGGTGGCACACACACATAA
- a CDS encoding YeiH family protein, whose product MTTYDTAQSWLSSQIAGISKSLEGVPKGFFVSAVIAVCAQFLSDHYGAPAMLMALLLGIAFHFLAEEGPCKVGIEFTAKTVLRIGVALLGVRISVELLIGLGPAFITLIVAGVILTILFGLLGAKLLGRGWRLALLTGGSVAICGTSAAMAIAAVLPRNEHSERNLLFTVLSVTVLSTLAMIVYPIISTALDFDDMAAGIFIGGTIHDVAQVVGAGFSVSNEAGETATLVKLIRVSMLAPVVLVFAIVMRSRADASEVSGKRPPLVPTFVIGFLVLATLNSLHLVPVPVAVFFSEVSRWALLIAIAAVGMKTSLSTISTVGGQAIVLIVGETLFIAAFILIGIHYLR is encoded by the coding sequence ATGACGACGTACGATACAGCGCAGTCTTGGCTGAGCTCGCAAATTGCTGGCATATCCAAATCACTTGAAGGTGTTCCCAAGGGCTTCTTCGTATCGGCCGTTATTGCGGTGTGCGCGCAGTTTTTGTCCGATCACTACGGCGCGCCCGCCATGCTCATGGCGCTGCTGTTGGGTATTGCCTTTCATTTTCTGGCCGAAGAAGGGCCGTGCAAGGTGGGTATCGAGTTCACGGCCAAAACAGTGCTGCGCATCGGAGTGGCTCTGCTTGGTGTGCGTATCAGCGTGGAGCTGCTTATTGGACTAGGGCCAGCATTTATTACTCTGATAGTGGCAGGCGTCATCCTGACAATCCTGTTTGGGCTGCTTGGTGCGAAACTTCTGGGCCGAGGCTGGCGACTCGCATTGTTGACCGGTGGCTCAGTGGCAATTTGTGGTACATCGGCCGCCATGGCCATCGCTGCGGTGTTGCCACGCAATGAACACTCAGAGCGTAATCTGTTATTTACTGTATTGAGCGTGACTGTGCTCAGCACTCTGGCCATGATCGTCTACCCCATCATATCGACTGCGCTGGATTTTGATGACATGGCTGCCGGCATATTCATTGGAGGCACTATTCATGATGTTGCACAAGTGGTCGGTGCCGGTTTCTCAGTGTCTAATGAGGCTGGAGAGACGGCGACACTAGTCAAGCTTATTCGCGTCAGTATGCTGGCCCCCGTGGTTCTGGTGTTTGCCATCGTCATGAGAAGTCGTGCAGATGCCTCCGAGGTGTCTGGTAAACGGCCACCGTTGGTGCCGACATTCGTTATCGGGTTCCTGGTGTTGGCGACGCTGAATTCTCTACATCTGGTCCCTGTCCCTGTGGCTGTTTTTTTCAGTGAAGTATCGCGTTGGGCACTGTTGATCGCGATTGCAGCCGTTGGCATGAAGACCTCGCTGAGCACCATATCGACAGTCGGTGGTCAAGCCATCGTGCTGATCGTTGGTGAAACGTTGTTTATTGCCGCTTTCATTTTGATCGGCATCCACTATTTGCGCTGA
- a CDS encoding thiamine pyrophosphate-binding protein produces MRGADLLVKSLAAAGVTRIFSLSGNQIMPIYDACFDANIEIIHTRHEAAAVFMAEAYAQLTGKVAVAMVTAGAGAANTLGPLFTCSESQTPVLLLTGDSPVSQDGRGAFQELDQVPMTSPVTKLSFRPTRARDFGVDVARAIRTAQSGRPGPVHMALPFDLVDADISDGVVPHSSAFARECMRISEGDLRQISQTLAAAKRPLVICGPAMNETRNAGRLEALSNALDAPVVAMESPRGLRDPALGDFMQALAQADVIVNLGKRVDFTLNFGSFNPLCSWIVVEPDADERSRAHLNLNKQLAACFAADPRDIIDDLVSAASATATRSEWRGQVAAFIEARGYSEDDSVDSGKITPAQLCAAVQRQISKASKSVMICDGGEFGQWAQAATQADRRVINGISGAIGGGLCYGLGAKKADPDATVFALMGDGTVGFHFAEFETAARNDAPYVVVIGNDERWNAEHQIQMRDYGPDRLIGCGLSDARYDKAVKGLGGHGEYVTDLADLDAALDRAVKSGKVACVNVIMEGVPAPSGSAH; encoded by the coding sequence ATGAGAGGTGCTGACCTCCTGGTAAAATCTTTGGCAGCGGCAGGCGTTACCAGAATATTCTCATTATCTGGCAACCAAATCATGCCGATTTATGACGCATGTTTTGATGCGAATATCGAGATCATTCATACACGTCACGAAGCTGCGGCAGTCTTTATGGCCGAAGCTTATGCGCAACTTACTGGCAAGGTCGCTGTCGCAATGGTGACAGCCGGCGCAGGCGCAGCTAATACCTTGGGTCCGTTGTTCACCTGTTCCGAATCGCAAACGCCGGTTTTGCTTTTGACCGGCGATTCCCCGGTTAGCCAAGACGGGCGTGGTGCGTTTCAAGAGCTGGATCAGGTGCCCATGACATCACCGGTAACAAAGCTGTCGTTCCGGCCAACGCGGGCCCGGGATTTTGGAGTTGATGTTGCGCGCGCCATAAGAACGGCGCAGTCTGGTCGTCCCGGTCCAGTCCATATGGCCTTGCCCTTTGATTTGGTTGATGCTGATATTTCTGATGGGGTTGTCCCGCATTCAAGTGCATTCGCGCGTGAATGCATGCGGATTAGTGAAGGGGACCTGCGGCAGATTAGTCAAACGCTGGCAGCCGCTAAACGCCCCTTGGTGATTTGCGGGCCAGCGATGAATGAGACACGTAATGCAGGACGGTTAGAGGCACTAAGCAACGCTTTGGATGCCCCCGTCGTCGCGATGGAAAGCCCAAGAGGTTTGAGGGACCCCGCTCTGGGAGACTTTATGCAGGCCTTGGCACAGGCGGATGTAATCGTAAACCTCGGGAAACGCGTCGATTTCACATTGAATTTCGGTAGTTTCAATCCTTTATGCTCTTGGATTGTTGTTGAGCCTGATGCGGATGAACGCAGCCGCGCTCATCTCAATCTGAACAAACAGTTGGCCGCTTGTTTTGCCGCTGATCCGCGCGATATCATTGACGATCTAGTCTCTGCGGCATCGGCGACGGCCACACGTTCTGAATGGCGCGGGCAGGTTGCGGCATTTATCGAGGCGCGCGGCTACTCTGAAGACGACTCGGTCGACAGTGGGAAGATTACACCAGCCCAGCTTTGCGCAGCGGTTCAACGTCAAATCAGCAAAGCATCCAAATCCGTCATGATCTGTGACGGTGGTGAATTTGGTCAATGGGCACAGGCAGCAACCCAAGCTGATCGTCGTGTCATAAACGGTATTTCCGGCGCTATTGGTGGTGGTTTGTGTTACGGCCTTGGTGCAAAAAAAGCCGACCCTGATGCAACTGTGTTTGCTCTTATGGGGGATGGCACTGTGGGATTTCATTTCGCTGAATTTGAAACGGCAGCGCGTAACGATGCACCCTATGTTGTTGTTATCGGTAATGACGAACGCTGGAATGCCGAACACCAGATTCAAATGCGTGACTATGGTCCGGACCGGTTAATTGGCTGCGGCTTAAGTGATGCGCGATATGATAAGGCGGTCAAGGGCCTTGGCGGGCACGGTGAATATGTCACCGATCTTGCTGATCTTGATGCCGCACTTGATCGTGCCGTAAAAAGCGGTAAAGTTGCTTGCGTCAATGTGATCATGGAAGGTGTTCCGGCACCCAGCGGGTCTGCACATTAA